The Candidatus Sulfotelmatobacter sp. sequence TACTTCATGCAGATCTGGGTCGCGTACGACTGGCCGCTCGTGATCGCCGGCAAGCCGTTTGCGTCGATCGTCCCCTACACGATCATCGGCTTCGAGCTGAACATCCTCCTCGGCGGTCTCGCGACCGTCGCGGGTCTGATCTTCTTCGGCATGTTCCTGACCCGGAAGGGCCACGACGCCTACCAGCCCGGCTTCTCGGGCGACGTGTTCGGCTGCATCGTGAACTGCCACGGCGACCAAGTGAACCGCGCGCAGGAAGTGCTGCGCCGCGCCGGCTCGACGGAGGTGCGCGTTGTCGAGGGCTAGTCTGATCGCCTTCGCTCGCCTCCGCCTCGCTGCGCGCGCCGCCACCGTCGGAGGGCTGTTCGCGCTCGTCTGCGGGACCGGCTGCTGGGAGCAGGTCGACAAGCACTGGTTCGATCAGATGAAGAACGAGCCGGCGGTGCAGACGCTCGAGCAGCGCCCGATCGACCCGCCCGAGGGCGTGATCCCGGCCGGCGGCACGGCGGCGCGGCTGGCGCCCGACGACCCGATGCTCGCCGCCATGCCGATGTACTCGCCGGTGGCGCACGACATCCAGAACCCGGTCGCCGCCACGCCCGAGTCGATCGCGCGCGGCAAGCACGAGTACGAGACCTACTGCGCGGTGTGCCACGGCCAGGACGGCATGGCCGCGCAGAGCCCGGAGAACCCGGTGGCGGTGAAGCTCGGCGCGAACGGCGCAGCACCGTTCCCACTGGTCGCCACGCCCGGCTACACCGACGGCATGATCTACACCAAGATCCGTTACGGGAAGCCCCTGATGCCCGGCTATCCGCAGATCGCGGCCGAGGACCGCTGGCACATCATCAACTACCTCCGGACGCTCTTCAAAGGGGTTCAGTGACCGTGAGCCAAGACGTCGCCACCCCTCGCTCGCTGCCCACCGCCGCCGCCGGCATCTTCGGCGTGCTGCTCGTGCTGGGCGCCGTCACGTTCCTGTTCGCGGCCTCGAGCTCCGACGCCGAGACCGCGAACCGCGCGTACCGCGTGTTCCTGCACAACTGGCTCTTGTGGGCGGTGCTCTCGAATGGCGCGCTCGTGCTGTCCGCGGCCA is a genomic window containing:
- a CDS encoding cytochrome c, producing MSRASLIAFARLRLAARAATVGGLFALVCGTGCWEQVDKHWFDQMKNEPAVQTLEQRPIDPPEGVIPAGGTAARLAPDDPMLAAMPMYSPVAHDIQNPVAATPESIARGKHEYETYCAVCHGQDGMAAQSPENPVAVKLGANGAAPFPLVATPGYTDGMIYTKIRYGKPLMPGYPQIAAEDRWHIINYLRTLFKGVQ
- a CDS encoding quinol:electron acceptor oxidoreductase subunit ActD; this translates as YFMQIWVAYDWPLVIAGKPFASIVPYTIIGFELNILLGGLATVAGLIFFGMFLTRKGHDAYQPGFSGDVFGCIVNCHGDQVNRAQEVLRRAGSTEVRVVEG